From a region of the Labrenzia sp. CE80 genome:
- a CDS encoding malonic semialdehyde reductase, which yields MSALTGDALELARAHAQAVVRDLRASKTRLDDPSIDLILREARSHYAWQDRDVPEALLRTLYEVTATGPTSMNSCPARFIFVRSEAGKDRLAKSLKAKNIDKMKAAPVTAIIAYDPEFWRELPYLFPHEDRRPHFEGKPEHSEATAFRNSTLQGAYFMIAARALGLDVGAMSGFSNTIVDEEFFAENGWKSNFLCNLGYADETALFQKLPRFTFEQVCSFL from the coding sequence ATGAGTGCGTTAACTGGAGACGCGCTGGAGTTGGCCCGTGCTCATGCGCAGGCGGTCGTGCGCGACTTGCGCGCGTCGAAAACCCGGCTTGATGATCCCTCGATCGATCTGATTTTGAGAGAGGCGCGTTCACATTATGCCTGGCAAGATCGGGATGTGCCTGAAGCTCTTCTACGCACGCTATACGAAGTTACGGCAACTGGGCCGACTAGTATGAACTCTTGTCCTGCACGCTTTATCTTCGTGCGTAGCGAGGCGGGCAAGGATCGCTTGGCCAAGTCTCTGAAAGCCAAGAATATCGACAAGATGAAGGCAGCGCCTGTGACGGCTATCATTGCCTATGACCCGGAGTTTTGGCGCGAGTTGCCGTATTTGTTTCCGCACGAGGACAGAAGGCCGCATTTCGAGGGAAAGCCTGAGCACTCCGAAGCAACCGCCTTTCGAAACTCAACTCTGCAGGGCGCATACTTCATGATCGCGGCGAGAGCGCTGGGTCTCGATGTTGGAGCTATGTCCGGCTTTTCAAATACGATTGTTGATGAGGAGTTCTTTGCTGAAAACGGCTGGAAATCGAATTTCCTCTGCAATCTCGGGTACGCCGACGAAACTGCATTGTTTCAGAAGCTGCCGAGGTTCACGTTCGAACAGGTCTGCAGCTTTCTTTGA
- a CDS encoding TRAP transporter substrate-binding protein, whose amino-acid sequence MKSMASLASLARASTLAIALAVPFATVSAAQAVEWRGWNIHVDDYPVSHGMESFMKEVTEKTDGRITGKVYHSGVLGSQPDAIEQVRLGIINFGVFSLGPMGQAVPEANVVSLPFIFKSVDQMYRLMDGEAGAAIDAGLQKKGIVALGWYDAGARSFYNSKKPINTPADVEGLKVRVMNNDLFVGMIESLGGNATPMAFAEVYQSLKTGVVDGAENNPPSYESTNHFEVAKYYSISEHLIIPECLCMSKVTFDALSAEDQAIVLEAGKASAELERKLWGEREKKSMETVLAGGTQVNQIADKAPFQNAMSPVYDSFLEDNPDLTDLVNLIRNAD is encoded by the coding sequence ATGAAATCAATGGCATCTCTTGCTAGCCTGGCGCGTGCCAGTACGCTGGCTATCGCTCTGGCCGTTCCTTTTGCCACGGTATCCGCTGCTCAGGCTGTCGAATGGCGCGGCTGGAACATCCATGTGGACGACTATCCTGTATCGCATGGGATGGAATCCTTCATGAAGGAAGTAACCGAGAAGACGGACGGCCGCATCACCGGTAAAGTCTATCACTCTGGAGTTCTTGGATCCCAGCCGGATGCAATCGAGCAGGTTCGCTTGGGCATCATCAACTTTGGCGTCTTTAGCCTCGGGCCGATGGGGCAGGCTGTTCCGGAAGCGAATGTTGTCTCGCTGCCGTTCATCTTCAAGAGCGTTGATCAAATGTATCGCTTGATGGATGGCGAAGCAGGCGCGGCAATCGATGCCGGACTTCAGAAAAAAGGCATTGTTGCGCTTGGCTGGTACGACGCTGGTGCTCGTTCCTTCTACAATTCCAAGAAGCCGATCAATACGCCTGCTGATGTCGAGGGACTTAAGGTTCGCGTCATGAACAACGACCTGTTCGTTGGGATGATTGAATCTCTTGGCGGCAATGCAACACCAATGGCGTTTGCTGAGGTTTACCAATCTCTCAAGACAGGCGTTGTTGATGGCGCAGAAAACAACCCGCCGTCCTATGAATCCACCAACCACTTCGAAGTGGCAAAATACTATTCGATTTCAGAGCATTTGATCATTCCCGAGTGCCTTTGCATGAGCAAGGTCACATTCGATGCTCTGTCTGCTGAAGATCAGGCCATCGTGCTTGAAGCTGGCAAGGCAAGCGCTGAACTTGAGCGTAAGCTTTGGGGTGAGCGTGAGAAAAAGAGCATGGAAACAGTTCTTGCTGGTGGCACCCAAGTCAACCAGATCGCGGACAAGGCTCCTTTCCAAAATGCAATGTCCCCGGTCTATGATAGTTTCCTGGAAGATAATCCGGACCTGACTGATTTGGTAAACCTGATCCGCAACGCGGATTAA
- the purU gene encoding formyltetrahydrofolate deformylase, giving the protein MTKYCLIVKCKSTRGIVGAIGSYLAQHGCNITDSAQYDDAESDMFFMRMSFVSEDGATLETLSDGFVETADAFDMSFDFHDEGRKMKVIIMVSRFGHCLNDLLYRWRIGALPIDIVAVISNHLEYQKVVVNHDIPFHYIKVTKDNKPDAEAAQIRIIEETGAELIVLARYMQVLSDAMCEKMSGRIINIHHSFLPSFKGANPYRQAYERGVKLIGATSHYVTADLDEGPIIEQDIIRVTHAQSQNDYVSLGRDVESQVLARAVHAHIHRRAFLNGNKTVVFPASPGSFASERMG; this is encoded by the coding sequence ATGACCAAGTATTGTCTGATCGTGAAATGCAAATCGACGCGAGGCATCGTTGGGGCGATCGGAAGCTACTTGGCGCAGCATGGGTGCAATATCACAGACAGCGCCCAATATGATGATGCTGAATCAGACATGTTTTTCATGCGGATGAGTTTTGTCTCGGAAGACGGAGCAACGCTCGAAACGCTAAGCGATGGATTTGTCGAGACGGCGGATGCATTCGACATGAGTTTTGACTTCCATGATGAAGGCCGCAAGATGAAGGTTATCATCATGGTTTCGCGTTTCGGCCATTGCCTGAATGACCTGCTCTATCGCTGGAGGATAGGCGCACTACCAATAGATATCGTCGCTGTCATTTCAAACCACTTGGAATATCAGAAGGTTGTCGTCAATCATGACATTCCCTTCCACTACATCAAAGTCACCAAAGATAATAAGCCTGACGCTGAAGCAGCTCAGATACGGATTATTGAGGAGACTGGCGCCGAGTTGATTGTCCTGGCGCGCTACATGCAGGTTCTGTCGGACGCCATGTGCGAGAAAATGTCGGGACGGATTATCAACATCCATCACTCCTTCCTGCCATCCTTTAAGGGCGCAAACCCTTATAGGCAGGCCTATGAAAGAGGGGTAAAGCTGATCGGCGCGACGTCGCACTATGTGACTGCGGACCTCGATGAAGGGCCGATTATTGAGCAGGACATTATCCGTGTGACGCACGCCCAGTCGCAGAATGACTACGTTAGCCTTGGGCGCGACGTCGAAAGCCAGGTGCTCGCGCGTGCTGTCCATGCCCATATTCATCGACGGGCATTTTTGAATGGCAATAAGACGGTTGTCTTCCCGGCCTCACCTGGTTCCTTTGCGTCCGAGCGTATGGGATAG
- a CDS encoding FCD domain-containing protein, whose translation MSATRRYQDVACELRQLICKRGMKTGERLMSERQISDEFGVSRSLVREALIMLEIEGLVEVRKGSGIYLSTSPDQAAPPLRDDIGPFELLQARQLLESNIAAFAAEMVTKSDIIRMREALEVERHGIEIGDPDYSGDEMFHRLIAEATQNSVLVDMVQELWRKREQSPMWARLHDRIFNADYRGSWLDDHRVILSALQCKDPQAARQAMWQHLENVRETLMELSDVEDPSFDGYLFQPIVQVR comes from the coding sequence ATGAGCGCCACGCGCCGATATCAGGATGTTGCTTGTGAGCTGCGCCAGCTAATCTGCAAGCGCGGCATGAAGACGGGCGAACGGCTCATGTCCGAACGCCAGATCTCTGATGAGTTTGGCGTGTCTCGATCGTTGGTGCGTGAAGCGCTCATAATGCTGGAGATCGAGGGTCTTGTAGAAGTTCGCAAGGGTTCTGGGATCTATCTGAGCACAAGTCCGGACCAGGCGGCTCCACCGCTGCGAGACGATATTGGGCCGTTTGAACTTCTTCAGGCACGGCAGTTGTTGGAGAGCAACATTGCGGCATTTGCGGCAGAAATGGTGACCAAGAGCGATATCATTCGCATGCGCGAAGCTCTTGAAGTCGAGCGGCACGGCATCGAAATCGGCGACCCGGACTACAGCGGCGACGAGATGTTTCACCGGCTAATTGCAGAGGCGACCCAGAACTCCGTTCTTGTCGACATGGTTCAGGAACTGTGGCGCAAGCGCGAGCAGAGTCCGATGTGGGCACGACTGCATGACCGCATCTTTAACGCGGATTATCGTGGCTCCTGGCTAGATGACCATCGGGTCATCCTATCTGCTCTGCAATGCAAGGACCCTCAGGCGGCCCGCCAGGCAATGTGGCAACATCTCGAGAATGTGCGCGAAACCTTGATGGAGTTGTCCGATGTCGAAGATCCATCTTTCGACGGCTACCTTTTCCAACCCATTGTTCAGGTTAGATAA
- a CDS encoding fumarylacetoacetate hydrolase family protein, producing MKLIVGNTGEDNAVFLVEGELATNLTAAFPDVGSDLMGLIGSPSLAALVAQGAPAKEKVPVSTIEPALPVEQPSKIICLGLNYVDHIKEGGYAVPDYPALFMRSLNSLMPAGQPMVRPTCSERLDYEVELMLIVGKGGRHIKEQDALSHVFGYTVFNDGSVRDYQRKTHQWTPGKNFDQTGAVGPFVVTPDELPEGAVGLKIESRVGEEILQSANTSDMMWSVARTIATISEYTTLEAGDFIAMGTPPGVGHAKTPPRWLRPGEVVEAEVEGIGICASPIVDEADFAGKVAAE from the coding sequence ATGAAACTGATCGTTGGCAATACGGGTGAGGACAACGCAGTGTTTCTCGTTGAAGGGGAACTTGCAACGAATCTCACAGCAGCCTTTCCGGATGTTGGTTCTGACCTGATGGGCTTGATCGGGTCGCCGAGCCTAGCGGCGCTGGTTGCGCAGGGCGCGCCGGCAAAGGAAAAGGTTCCTGTGTCTACGATCGAGCCGGCGTTGCCAGTCGAGCAGCCGAGCAAGATTATCTGTCTTGGACTGAACTATGTTGATCACATTAAGGAGGGCGGCTACGCCGTGCCGGACTATCCGGCCCTGTTCATGCGGTCTCTCAATTCGCTGATGCCCGCGGGGCAGCCTATGGTTCGTCCTACCTGCTCTGAGCGACTCGACTATGAAGTCGAGCTGATGCTTATCGTTGGCAAGGGTGGACGGCACATCAAAGAGCAAGACGCTCTGTCACACGTGTTTGGCTACACGGTTTTCAATGACGGTTCCGTCCGCGACTATCAGCGCAAGACTCATCAGTGGACGCCAGGCAAGAACTTTGACCAGACCGGCGCAGTCGGGCCTTTCGTTGTGACGCCGGATGAGCTGCCGGAAGGCGCGGTTGGTCTAAAGATCGAGAGCCGCGTTGGCGAGGAAATCCTTCAAAGTGCGAATACCTCTGACATGATGTGGTCGGTCGCGCGAACCATTGCGACCATTTCGGAATATACGACGCTGGAAGCAGGAGACTTTATTGCCATGGGAACTCCCCCTGGCGTCGGTCATGCCAAGACGCCTCCGAGGTGGCTGCGGCCTGGAGAGGTGGTTGAAGCAGAGGTCGAGGGAATTGGCATCTGCGCCAGCCCGATTGTTGATGAGGCCGACTTTGCCGGCAAGGTTGCTGCCGAATGA
- a CDS encoding TRAP transporter large permease, whose translation MGLAILLGAFGGCLLLGVPVAFAMGIAAASAFFYEGFPLLITFQRTISGISVFSLLAIPFFVFAGEIMLHGGIAARLVRFASALVGHVRGGLASVNIFSSMLFGGISGSAVADISALGSLLIPVMKEKGYSGDYAVNVTVTSSIAGIVIPPSHNMIIFAVAAGGGISISKLFLAGVVPGMLMCICLAIAAYAVAIKRNYPAEPFPGWRAALIAAGAAIPGLVTAVIIVGGVLSGVFTVTESGAFGAIYALALTVFAYRSLSWTSFVTAVTSAVRTTSMVMILIGFASAFAYLLALYQVPTLLTNMLVTISDNPIIILLMINIMLLMLGMIMDMAALILICTPIFLPIAREIGMDPIQFGIMLLVNLGLGLCTPPVGTCLFVGCAVGKVKIEQALRTIWPFYLALLVALILVTYVPAISLTLPAMFD comes from the coding sequence ATGGGTCTCGCAATTTTGCTGGGCGCGTTCGGCGGCTGTCTGCTGCTTGGCGTGCCTGTTGCCTTCGCGATGGGGATTGCGGCAGCTTCCGCCTTCTTCTATGAAGGCTTTCCGCTTCTGATTACCTTCCAGAGAACCATCTCGGGCATCTCGGTTTTCTCGCTATTGGCAATTCCATTCTTCGTTTTTGCCGGCGAAATCATGCTTCACGGTGGCATCGCGGCGCGGCTGGTTCGGTTCGCTTCTGCCCTCGTCGGCCATGTTCGCGGCGGCCTTGCATCCGTGAACATCTTCTCGAGCATGCTTTTTGGCGGTATCTCTGGTTCCGCGGTTGCTGACATCTCCGCTCTTGGCTCTCTCCTTATTCCGGTGATGAAGGAAAAAGGCTACAGCGGAGATTACGCGGTCAACGTGACTGTGACCTCTTCGATCGCGGGCATCGTGATTCCGCCAAGCCATAACATGATCATTTTCGCGGTTGCTGCAGGCGGCGGCATTTCGATTTCCAAGTTGTTTCTCGCAGGCGTCGTTCCCGGCATGCTGATGTGCATTTGCCTTGCAATCGCCGCCTATGCCGTTGCGATCAAGCGCAACTATCCCGCCGAGCCGTTCCCCGGATGGCGTGCTGCACTGATCGCAGCAGGAGCTGCAATTCCTGGTCTGGTCACAGCGGTGATTATTGTCGGAGGCGTGTTGTCAGGTGTCTTTACGGTCACGGAATCTGGCGCATTTGGTGCGATTTATGCCCTGGCTCTGACCGTCTTTGCCTATCGTTCTTTATCCTGGACATCCTTTGTGACGGCGGTGACCTCGGCGGTGCGAACGACGTCTATGGTTATGATCCTGATTGGCTTTGCCAGTGCCTTCGCCTATCTGCTTGCGCTCTATCAGGTGCCGACACTTTTGACCAATATGCTGGTCACGATCTCGGATAATCCGATTATCATTCTTCTCATGATCAACATCATGCTGCTGATGCTTGGGATGATCATGGATATGGCGGCTCTGATCCTTATCTGTACGCCCATCTTCCTGCCGATCGCGCGTGAGATCGGGATGGATCCGATCCAGTTCGGCATCATGCTGCTTGTAAATCTGGGTCTGGGTCTTTGCACACCGCCGGTTGGTACGTGCCTTTTCGTGGGGTGTGCCGTGGGCAAGGTCAAGATCGAGCAGGCCTTGAGGACCATATGGCCCTTCTACCTGGCTTTGTTAGTTGCCCTGATATTGGTCACTTATGTTCCCGCGATATCGCTGACGCTGCCAGCGATGTTCGATTGA
- a CDS encoding TRAP transporter small permease → MSQETQSVGALSRALNVLSKICLFASSFSLVLLVVIFGWLVFGRYVLNVTPTWVEQLSLLLVGYIAFVGSATGVHENSHLGVTLFREMLGSPFCEIASALADIILAAFGVVMMVACLELMRFGWSTNLPMLNIPESFRTLPALLCGGFTCLFAGTRGVLQIIQLFHTADASDERSL, encoded by the coding sequence GTGTCTCAAGAAACGCAATCCGTTGGCGCGCTGAGCCGTGCCTTGAATGTCCTTAGCAAGATTTGTCTCTTTGCCAGTTCATTCTCGCTCGTTCTGCTTGTTGTCATTTTTGGATGGCTGGTTTTCGGGCGCTATGTTCTCAATGTTACGCCGACTTGGGTCGAGCAGCTTTCGTTGCTCCTCGTTGGCTATATCGCTTTCGTTGGCAGTGCCACGGGTGTGCATGAAAACAGCCACCTTGGCGTTACCCTTTTTCGAGAGATGCTCGGCAGTCCCTTCTGTGAAATTGCAAGCGCTCTTGCAGACATCATTCTGGCCGCTTTCGGCGTCGTCATGATGGTCGCCTGTCTTGAGCTTATGCGGTTCGGATGGTCTACCAACCTTCCGATGCTCAACATTCCCGAAAGCTTCCGCACATTGCCGGCGCTTTTGTGTGGCGGTTTCACTTGCCTCTTTGCTGGAACCCGTGGCGTTCTGCAAATCATCCAACTGTTTCATACCGCTGATGCCAGCGACGAACGGAGCCTTTAA
- a CDS encoding YciI family protein has product MPAWDAYKEVARKRGALALELFAVESVPAGGPASVPENVEKHLEYQQEQESKGTLVLAGPVSNAAGDLMEGAGLIIYRAASIEEARAIADADPMHVSGARTYSLRRWLVNEGSLTISVGLSTRSVSLA; this is encoded by the coding sequence ATGCCCGCATGGGACGCATACAAAGAAGTCGCTAGGAAACGCGGGGCACTTGCGCTGGAGCTGTTTGCTGTCGAATCTGTTCCCGCCGGCGGCCCGGCCTCCGTTCCTGAAAACGTCGAAAAACACCTTGAGTATCAACAGGAGCAGGAAAGCAAAGGAACCTTGGTTTTGGCAGGGCCCGTTTCGAATGCTGCTGGAGATTTGATGGAGGGAGCAGGCTTGATTATCTATCGGGCTGCTTCGATAGAAGAAGCGCGTGCGATAGCAGATGCGGATCCAATGCACGTGTCCGGCGCAAGAACATATTCCCTGCGCCGCTGGCTCGTCAACGAAGGCTCTCTGACGATCTCGGTTGGTCTGTCGACGAGGTCGGTCTCACTCGCCTAA
- the uxuA gene encoding mannonate dehydratase, with the protein MIETWRWFGPEDAVTLSDIRQAGAVGVVTALHDLPNGVVWPREQIEERQATVREAGLEWLVVESIPVHEDIKTGAANWRGLADNWAESFENLAACGIRTICYNFMPVLDWTRTDLVYELETGAKCLRFDAVDFAMFDLFILQRDGAEKDHSAELQSAAKVRFSETDAAERDRLIDTIIAGLPGSEESYSLESFRKRLAAYDGIGSAELRANLRAFLEHVLPRAEKAGVKLAIHPDDPPRPLFGLPRVVSTAEDMAAIAQMSESPSNGFTFCTGSYGVRAENDLPAMLREHRERVHFLHLRATKREADGVSFHEANHLDGDVDMVEVVRAVLEIEKASGRVLPMRPDHGHAMRDDLARQTAPGYPLIGRLRGLAEIRGVARALAR; encoded by the coding sequence ATGATTGAGACTTGGCGCTGGTTTGGGCCAGAAGATGCCGTGACCCTGTCCGACATTCGTCAGGCTGGAGCTGTCGGCGTGGTGACTGCCTTGCATGACTTGCCAAATGGGGTCGTTTGGCCTCGCGAGCAAATTGAAGAACGCCAGGCCACTGTGCGCGAAGCCGGTCTCGAGTGGTTGGTGGTGGAAAGCATACCCGTCCACGAAGACATCAAAACGGGCGCAGCGAATTGGCGGGGTCTTGCTGACAATTGGGCTGAAAGCTTTGAAAACCTGGCGGCCTGCGGCATCCGGACCATTTGCTATAACTTCATGCCTGTCCTCGATTGGACCCGCACCGATCTCGTGTACGAGCTCGAAACCGGCGCCAAATGCCTGCGGTTTGATGCTGTTGATTTTGCGATGTTCGACCTTTTCATCCTGCAGCGGGACGGGGCCGAAAAAGATCATTCAGCGGAACTTCAAAGTGCTGCAAAGGTAAGGTTTTCCGAAACTGATGCCGCTGAGCGTGACAGGCTGATCGATACAATCATTGCTGGCCTGCCTGGATCGGAGGAAAGTTACTCGCTAGAGAGTTTTCGAAAGAGACTTGCGGCGTATGACGGTATCGGCTCTGCTGAGCTCAGAGCCAATCTTCGTGCCTTTCTTGAGCATGTTCTCCCTCGTGCCGAAAAGGCAGGTGTAAAGCTTGCAATCCATCCAGATGATCCGCCTCGTCCGCTTTTCGGGCTTCCGCGCGTGGTTTCGACGGCGGAAGATATGGCTGCAATCGCGCAGATGAGTGAAAGCCCGTCGAACGGGTTTACGTTCTGCACGGGGTCCTATGGAGTTCGGGCTGAGAATGACCTGCCAGCGATGCTTCGGGAGCACCGTGAGAGGGTTCACTTCCTACACCTGCGCGCGACAAAACGTGAGGCGGATGGCGTGAGCTTTCATGAGGCCAACCACCTCGATGGCGATGTCGACATGGTTGAGGTCGTGCGTGCGGTTCTTGAGATCGAAAAAGCTTCCGGCCGTGTCCTGCCGATGCGACCTGACCATGGCCACGCCATGCGAGATGACCTAGCCCGGCAGACTGCGCCCGGCTATCCCCTTATTGGTCGGCTTAGAGGCCTCGCTGAAATTCGAGGTGTCGCAAGAGCGCTTGCGCGCTAG
- a CDS encoding ribonuclease activity regulator RraA, which produces MVTNIEKLDAAVLEVFKNASTPSIATLLYKRGLRTNFVQGVSRLGGDRPNMVGQAFTLRYIPAREDLNQLEVFRDPEHPQRVAVETVPEGHVLVMDCRADASAASAGGILAKRLEYRGCAGIVTDGGLRDTREISKLRLPAYCAAASAPTNLTRHHAIDLNVPIGCGTAPVFPGDLVVGDADGVIIVPLHMASEIAAEIQDMEAFEAFVLDEVAKGSSIIGLYPPSAETRARFEACSKK; this is translated from the coding sequence ATGGTAACCAATATTGAAAAATTGGACGCTGCCGTTCTCGAAGTCTTTAAAAACGCATCGACCCCTAGCATCGCAACTTTGCTCTACAAACGCGGGCTTAGGACGAACTTTGTTCAAGGGGTCTCGCGGCTTGGTGGTGACCGGCCTAACATGGTTGGGCAGGCTTTTACGCTGCGCTACATTCCTGCACGGGAAGACCTCAATCAGCTTGAAGTCTTCAGAGATCCGGAGCACCCGCAGCGTGTCGCGGTCGAAACGGTTCCCGAGGGACATGTGCTGGTCATGGATTGCCGCGCCGATGCGTCGGCTGCATCCGCTGGCGGGATCCTTGCCAAGCGTCTGGAATATCGCGGCTGTGCGGGTATCGTGACGGATGGTGGTTTGCGCGATACCCGTGAAATCAGCAAGCTGAGGCTTCCGGCTTATTGTGCGGCCGCGTCAGCACCCACCAATCTGACCAGGCACCATGCCATTGATCTGAATGTTCCTATTGGCTGTGGTACCGCGCCTGTGTTTCCTGGGGACTTAGTCGTTGGCGATGCGGACGGTGTGATCATTGTTCCGCTCCATATGGCATCAGAGATTGCCGCAGAGATCCAGGACATGGAGGCTTTTGAGGCATTTGTGCTGGACGAAGTCGCTAAAGGCTCAAGCATCATTGGCCTGTATCCCCCAAGTGCGGAGACCCGCGCGCGCTTTGAGGCTTGTTCCAAGAAGTAG
- a CDS encoding FadR/GntR family transcriptional regulator codes for MSLTEKIQSKLGEKIRTGEFIVGEKLPREKDLVASFNVSRTVIREALAQLRAEGLIDIRHGVGAFVCTPPTQDTKIPFLPDNLKKRSDLLELLELRKGVEIEAAGLAALRRSPAQHERIQEAFQDFCGALKREEDAAAKDFDLHQRIAEATNNRFYLEFLDYISRQVTLDAPRSLYGGEQSRRLDQLTALESEHRDIVDAIQMQDAERSRSAMRKHLKASEERFLTLKE; via the coding sequence ATGTCTTTGACCGAAAAAATCCAGTCAAAGCTTGGGGAAAAGATAAGGACCGGCGAGTTTATTGTAGGCGAAAAACTACCCCGCGAGAAGGACCTCGTCGCCTCCTTCAACGTTAGTCGCACAGTCATCCGGGAAGCACTAGCGCAGCTGCGCGCTGAAGGGTTGATTGACATACGTCACGGCGTCGGCGCCTTTGTTTGCACTCCGCCGACCCAAGACACAAAGATCCCCTTTTTACCGGACAACCTGAAGAAGAGATCTGATCTCTTGGAGCTTCTGGAGTTGCGAAAAGGCGTTGAAATCGAAGCCGCGGGGCTCGCCGCCCTTCGCCGATCCCCAGCGCAGCACGAACGCATTCAAGAGGCCTTTCAGGACTTTTGCGGCGCATTGAAACGCGAAGAAGATGCCGCAGCCAAGGACTTTGACCTGCATCAGCGCATTGCCGAGGCAACCAACAACCGTTTTTATCTTGAATTCCTGGACTACATCTCGCGTCAGGTCACCCTCGACGCACCCAGGTCCCTCTACGGCGGCGAACAATCGCGCCGGCTGGATCAGCTGACTGCTCTCGAATCAGAACACCGGGATATCGTTGATGCAATTCAGATGCAGGATGCGGAGAGGTCGAGATCTGCGATGCGAAAGCATCTAAAAGCGAGTGAAGAGCGTTTTCTGACGCTCAAGGAATAG
- a CDS encoding zinc-binding alcohol dehydrogenase family protein, with translation MKTSLLSPQGMSETMLSGTVIKPGEFTLEPRLAPVEAPEGWVLIDIEAAGICGTDYHILEGKHPYLKYPRVIGHELSARVYEDGSGWRAGDLVVVNPYISCGECRACRRGKSNCCGNIEVLGVHRDGGLCSRLAVPAANLYAADGLSPLQAAMVEFLAIGAHAVRRSGVQKGDRTLVTGAGPIGLGTALFARLTGADVHLLDQSTARLEQAQRLFGFSKTHKVGSPVLVGDLVDGFDVIFDATGSAKAIEAGFQLLAHGSSYVLVSVVKDDIRFNDAEFHKREARIIGSRNATAEDFQHVMAAIRDGQIDTDALCSQTIPLEGFAEHFPRLTQDRETLIKAIVTL, from the coding sequence ATGAAGACGTCGTTGCTTTCGCCGCAAGGAATGTCTGAGACAATGCTCAGCGGGACCGTGATCAAGCCGGGTGAGTTTACGCTCGAACCACGGCTAGCGCCCGTCGAGGCGCCCGAAGGCTGGGTACTGATAGACATTGAGGCTGCCGGCATTTGCGGAACCGACTATCATATTCTTGAAGGCAAGCACCCCTATCTGAAATATCCGCGCGTCATTGGCCATGAACTCAGCGCACGTGTCTACGAAGATGGTTCAGGCTGGCGCGCCGGCGATCTTGTCGTGGTCAACCCATATATCTCCTGTGGCGAGTGCAGGGCATGTAGGCGCGGCAAATCCAATTGCTGCGGTAACATTGAAGTGCTGGGTGTTCATCGCGATGGCGGTCTCTGCTCACGACTTGCGGTTCCAGCCGCGAATTTGTACGCGGCAGACGGGCTCTCGCCCCTTCAAGCGGCAATGGTCGAATTTCTGGCTATTGGCGCACACGCGGTTCGCAGGTCGGGCGTTCAGAAAGGCGACAGAACACTTGTCACTGGCGCTGGCCCAATTGGCCTTGGCACCGCTCTTTTTGCCCGCCTCACGGGTGCCGATGTTCACCTCCTGGACCAGAGCACCGCCCGTCTGGAGCAAGCACAGCGCCTTTTCGGTTTCTCGAAGACCCATAAGGTTGGCAGCCCAGTTCTTGTCGGTGACCTTGTCGACGGTTTTGACGTGATTTTTGATGCCACCGGCAGCGCAAAAGCAATTGAGGCAGGATTTCAACTTCTCGCGCACGGCAGCAGCTATGTTCTCGTTAGCGTGGTCAAGGATGACATCCGCTTCAATGATGCAGAGTTCCACAAGCGTGAAGCGCGCATCATTGGCAGCAGAAACGCGACTGCGGAAGATTTCCAGCATGTCATGGCAGCCATCAGGGATGGCCAGATAGACACTGATGCGCTCTGCTCGCAAACCATTCCCCTGGAGGGCTTCGCTGAGCACTTTCCCAGACTGACCCAGGATCGTGAAACGCTGATCAAAGCGATCGTGACTCTATAA